The following are from one region of the Ficedula albicollis isolate OC2 unplaced genomic scaffold, FicAlb1.5 N00264, whole genome shotgun sequence genome:
- the LOC107604352 gene encoding uncharacterized protein LOC107604352: MGERLRRNDRKHMLEEIKIDKKKNRDNKEHHATQMSTDFPLASLGFTSSLPPPPPREEIHRRAAMLAKRAGRGGTARPTGRLLPRPRPVRRSARLCLSALGACLDLSLARCSLPVLRPLSAALPVCTVCLRVSPSAFLSPPTQRGAPRTAGSAALRLRARCAQRRCSGCRCPGCRTGLAGPGAISLPARTSPGPARPGDAPPGRCLSVVWGGSVCLSRCLPACPPVWLWRGVWLWLPARRHLQSYCFPPPLRPPRQPALSQEQRQSTGAGLITGKLVNPLRFLVICSHPLPVGPATRPPRKIKREGNGPSLRTSLSERSREGSFNY; this comes from the exons atgggggaaagACTCCGACGAAATGACAGAAAACACAtgctggaagaaataaaaatagacaagaaaaaaaatcgCGACAACAAAGAACATCACGCCACACAAATGTCGACAGATTTTCCTTTGGCTTCCTTgggtttt ACATCGTCTCTTCCTCCGCCTCCGCCGCGGGAGGAGATCCACCGCCGCGCCGCGATGCTGGCCAAGCGCGCTGGCCGCGGCGGCACCGCCCGACCCACCGGCCGCCTCCTGCCCCGGCCCCGTCCGGTCCGCCGCTCCGCCCGTCTCTGCCTGTCCGCTCTCGGCGCCTGTCTGGATCTCTCTCTGGCTCGCTGCTCTCTCCCTGTTCTCCGTCCTTTATCTGCCGCGCTCCCGGTCTGTACTGTCTGTCTGCGAgtctctccctctgcctttctctCCCCGCCCACGCAGCGTGGTGCGCCCCGGACCGCAGGCAGCGCCGCGCTCCGGCTCCGCGCTCGCTGcgctcag CGCCGCTGCTCCGGCTGCCGCTGCCCCGGCTGCCGCACAGGACTCGCCGGGCCCGGCGCCATTTCGCTGCCCGCCCGCACCTCACCCGGCCCCGCGCGGCCCGGAGATGCCCCGCCGGGTCGGTGTCTGTCTGTGGTGTGGGGtggctctgtgtgtctgtcccgCTGTCTGCCCGCCTGCCCTCCCGTGTGGCTGTGGCGGGGGGTGTGGCTGTGGCTTCCCGCACGCCGACACCTCCAGTCATATTGTTTCCCCCCTCCCTTAAGACCTCCCCGTCAGCCCGCtctcagccaggagcagagacaaAGCACCGGAGCGGGGCTAATAACTGGAAAGCTCGTTAATCCCCTTCGATTCCTTGTTATTTGCTCCCACCCACTCCCTGTCGGCCCCGCCACACGACccccaagaaaaataaagagggaaggaaatgggccatctttaaggACATCTTTAAGTGAAAGGTCTAGGGAGGGCAGTTTTAATTACTGA